The Fusobacterium necrophorum subsp. necrophorum genome has a window encoding:
- a CDS encoding ABC transporter substrate-binding protein: MKKFAMGILLCLISMFSFAKEYKMLIPNGLPTIALASMMEETKEIDGASLHYLLPKANDSMMVEMMKGSPDIAVIPSNLAAQLYQKQGEYKILGTLTSSSFYILGQNPLSELKELKGKKIYAFAKGLTPDIVLKTILKRNQLEKEVDIQYLSSPIEALQMHLKDKNSFVFLTEPMITQAMLKNKEIKILFSMAEEWKKQFPETSGFPQAVLVLKKELLGKDEFLKELEMSLQSSVNFLYSSPRRREVLAKYGFPFSEEALTQLLKRAGIQWTGISSVQQKENFEQYYKILMQENPKTIGGRLPEDSIYAD, from the coding sequence ATGAAAAAATTTGCAATGGGAATTTTATTATGTTTGATTTCTATGTTTTCTTTTGCCAAAGAATATAAAATGTTAATTCCGAATGGCTTGCCTACCATAGCATTGGCTTCTATGATGGAGGAAACAAAGGAGATAGACGGAGCAAGTCTTCATTATCTGTTGCCCAAAGCCAATGACAGTATGATGGTGGAAATGATGAAAGGCAGTCCGGATATTGCAGTGATTCCATCCAATTTAGCAGCTCAACTCTATCAGAAGCAAGGAGAATATAAAATTTTAGGGACTTTAACTTCTTCTTCTTTTTACATTTTGGGTCAAAATCCTCTTTCGGAGCTTAAGGAGCTGAAAGGGAAAAAAATCTATGCCTTTGCAAAAGGATTGACTCCCGATATTGTGTTAAAAACGATTTTAAAACGAAATCAGCTGGAAAAGGAAGTGGATATTCAATATCTGTCTTCTCCTATTGAGGCTTTACAAATGCATTTGAAAGATAAAAACAGTTTTGTTTTCTTGACGGAACCGATGATAACACAGGCGATGTTAAAAAATAAAGAGATTAAGATCTTATTTTCTATGGCGGAAGAATGGAAAAAACAATTTCCGGAAACAAGCGGCTTTCCGCAGGCAGTGCTTGTACTGAAAAAAGAATTGTTGGGAAAGGATGAATTTTTGAAAGAATTGGAGATGTCCTTACAGTCAAGTGTAAATTTCCTGTATAGCAGTCCTCGAAGACGGGAAGTTCTTGCAAAATACGGTTTTCCTTTTTCCGAGGAAGCTCTGACTCAATTGTTGAAGAGGGCCGGAATTCAGTGGACAGGTATTTCTAGTGTTCAACAGAAGGAAAATTTCGAGCAGTATTATAAAATTTTGATGCAGGAAAATCCCAAAACGATAGGAGGGCGGCTTCCTGAGGACAGTATTTATGCAGACTAA
- a CDS encoding dicarboxylate/amino acid:cation symporter, with protein sequence MKKIGLLPRLIIGLVVGILLGMSGIEIVIQLLGTFNSIFGNFLGFVIPLIIVGFVAAGIADLGKDAGKLLGITVAIAYISTVISGTFAYFVDTTVFKQLHLEDAAEMIKAAEANARSLSPLFTVDMPPIMGVMTALLIAFTLGIGAAVINSEVLKKGMQEFQAIVEKVISNIVIPFLPLHICGIFANMTYEGKTAAIMSVFVKVFIIIIILHVIIILFQYTLAGTLAGGNPIRLIRNMIPAYLTAIGTQSSAATIPVTLRQTKKNGVAEGVADFAIPLCATIHLSGSTITLTSCSLALMIIYGMPHGFITMFGFILMLGITMVAAPGVPGGAVMAALGLLGSMLGFNEELLSLMIALYLTQDSFGTACNVTGDGAIAILVNKFAGNKLEVKEN encoded by the coding sequence ATGAAAAAGATTGGTTTGCTACCAAGACTTATCATAGGATTAGTGGTAGGTATTTTATTGGGAATGTCAGGGATTGAGATTGTCATTCAATTACTGGGAACCTTCAATAGTATTTTTGGAAATTTCTTAGGTTTTGTCATCCCTCTAATTATCGTAGGATTTGTAGCGGCAGGTATTGCAGATTTAGGAAAGGATGCGGGAAAATTATTGGGAATTACGGTAGCTATTGCGTATATTTCGACGGTAATTTCAGGAACCTTTGCTTATTTTGTGGATACTACGGTTTTTAAACAGCTTCATTTGGAAGATGCTGCGGAAATGATTAAGGCTGCGGAAGCAAATGCACGTTCTCTATCTCCATTATTCACTGTAGATATGCCGCCTATTATGGGAGTTATGACAGCCTTATTGATTGCGTTTACTTTAGGAATCGGGGCAGCCGTGATCAACTCTGAAGTATTGAAAAAGGGAATGCAAGAATTCCAAGCTATCGTGGAAAAGGTAATCTCCAATATTGTGATTCCTTTCTTACCTTTGCATATTTGCGGAATTTTTGCCAATATGACCTATGAAGGAAAGACGGCAGCGATTATGTCCGTATTCGTAAAGGTATTTATTATCATCATTATTCTTCATGTCATTATTATTTTATTCCAATACACCCTTGCGGGAACTCTTGCAGGAGGAAATCCGATTCGATTGATTCGAAATATGATACCGGCATACTTGACAGCGATTGGAACTCAATCTTCTGCAGCAACCATTCCGGTAACCTTAAGACAAACTAAGAAAAACGGAGTAGCGGAAGGAGTAGCGGATTTTGCAATTCCTCTATGTGCAACGATTCACTTGTCGGGAAGTACGATTACCCTAACAAGTTGTTCTTTGGCTCTGATGATTATTTATGGAATGCCACATGGATTTATCACGATGTTCGGTTTCATCTTAATGTTGGGAATTACTATGGTTGCGGCACCGGGAGTACCGGGAGGAGCTGTTATGGCGGCTTTGGGACTTCTAGGATCCATGTTAGGATTTAATGAAGAATTGCTTTCTTTGATGATTGCCTTATACTTAACACAAGACAGTTTCGGAACTGCATGTAATGTAACCGGAGACGGAGCGATTGCTATCTTAGTTAATAAGTTTGCAGGAAATAAATTGGAAGTAAAAGAAAATTAG
- the hflX gene encoding GTPase HflX, whose product MIYGNTEGIKDFTLQQLEKLYEIKLNKGQLISEEIAMFLSDISTKLNKEINLCIDRNGNITEISIGDSSTVTLPFIPVYEKKLSGKRIVHTHPNGNPKLSSVDISALLKLKLDAILAIGCTEETMTGAGLALCCLEGESLHYEEHLYSSIQELEAFPFLETVQKVETDLRRRNIVEDDKEYAILVGIDSKASLEELEELAHACNIEVLGQFFQNRSKADKVLFLGAGKAKELSLFRQIKRANLIIADEELSGLQVKNLEEVTGCKVIDRTTLILEIFARRARSREAKIQVELAQLKYRSNRLIGYGVTMSRLGGGVGSKGPGEKKLEIDRRRIRENISFLKKELENIKKTRSLQREKREHSNIPKLALVGYTNVGKSTLRNLLAANYTPNSHGKEGVFAENMLFATLDTTTRTILLDDNTLLSLTDTVGFIRKLPHDLIEAFKSTLEEVIFSDLILHVVDASSEEALSQMEAVHQVLSELNCQDKKNILVLNKCDMATPEQIQAIREQYPDITAVEISAKEHKNIELLLEEIKKELPQNTKTCSYLIPYHDSSIVAYLHKTAKIQEETYEAEGTFIKAVVNIETENRCKKYEIE is encoded by the coding sequence ATGATTTATGGAAATACCGAAGGAATTAAAGATTTTACCTTACAACAATTGGAAAAATTATATGAAATAAAATTGAATAAAGGACAACTTATTTCGGAAGAAATTGCCATGTTCTTATCCGATATCAGTACGAAGCTCAATAAGGAGATCAATCTATGTATCGACAGAAACGGAAACATTACGGAAATTTCGATTGGGGACAGCAGCACTGTCACTCTCCCTTTCATTCCCGTCTATGAAAAAAAATTATCCGGAAAAAGAATCGTCCACACTCATCCGAATGGAAATCCCAAATTGTCAAGTGTTGATATTTCAGCTCTTTTAAAATTAAAATTGGATGCCATTCTTGCCATCGGTTGCACGGAAGAAACAATGACCGGAGCAGGATTGGCTCTTTGTTGCTTAGAAGGAGAGTCGCTTCACTATGAAGAACATCTCTATTCTTCTATCCAAGAATTGGAAGCCTTCCCCTTCCTTGAAACCGTTCAAAAAGTGGAAACGGATTTACGGCGAAGAAATATCGTGGAAGATGACAAAGAATATGCTATTTTGGTGGGAATCGATTCCAAAGCCAGTTTGGAAGAATTGGAAGAGCTTGCCCATGCTTGTAATATTGAAGTACTGGGTCAATTTTTTCAAAATCGTTCCAAAGCTGACAAAGTTTTGTTTCTAGGAGCGGGAAAAGCAAAGGAACTCTCCCTTTTTCGACAGATAAAACGAGCCAATTTAATTATCGCAGATGAAGAGCTAAGTGGTCTACAAGTCAAAAATCTGGAAGAAGTCACAGGATGCAAAGTCATTGATCGAACCACTTTAATTCTTGAAATTTTTGCAAGGCGTGCAAGATCTCGAGAAGCAAAAATTCAGGTGGAGTTGGCACAACTGAAATATCGTAGCAACCGTTTGATCGGATACGGAGTTACAATGTCGAGACTCGGAGGTGGAGTGGGAAGCAAAGGTCCCGGAGAAAAGAAGTTGGAAATTGATCGGAGACGAATTCGTGAAAATATTTCTTTTCTGAAAAAGGAATTGGAAAATATCAAAAAAACTCGTTCTCTTCAAAGAGAAAAGAGAGAACATTCCAATATTCCGAAACTTGCTCTTGTTGGATATACCAATGTCGGAAAGTCCACCCTGCGAAATCTTCTGGCTGCAAACTATACTCCCAACTCTCACGGAAAAGAAGGCGTTTTCGCGGAAAATATGTTATTTGCAACCCTGGATACCACTACAAGAACAATTCTTTTAGACGACAACACTTTACTTTCCTTGACGGACACCGTCGGGTTTATTCGAAAATTACCGCATGATTTAATCGAAGCCTTCAAATCTACTTTAGAAGAAGTCATTTTTTCAGATCTTATCTTACATGTCGTAGACGCTTCTTCCGAAGAGGCACTTTCTCAAATGGAAGCTGTCCATCAGGTCCTATCGGAATTAAACTGTCAGGACAAAAAGAATATTTTGGTTTTGAATAAATGTGACATGGCGACACCGGAGCAAATTCAGGCAATCCGCGAACAATATCCCGACATCACAGCGGTGGAAATCAGTGCGAAAGAACATAAAAATATAGAACTTCTTCTGGAAGAAATTAAAAAAGAATTACCGCAAAATACAAAAACATGCAGTTATTTGATTCCCTACCATGATAGTTCCATCGTGGCGTATCTTCATAAGACAGCAAAGATTCAAGAAGAAACATATGAAGCGGAAGGGACTTTTATCAAGGCGGTTGTCAACATCGAAACGGAAAATCGTTGTAAAAAATACGAAATAGAATGA
- a CDS encoding MATE family efflux transporter — MIHWKMVREILSLALPAVGEMTLYMMIWILDTMMVGKYGGKLAVSSVGLSTEIIYSFFNILIAIGISSSLTSLISRALGAEDFKKAERIANAGFKLSFALAILFFVILFFVPKQILLLAGATEDMLPFATEYAKISAFSFFLLTFSSTNNGMFRGAKDTKTSLYVAALINIVNLSLDYVLIFGKFGFPEWGVRGAAIATVAGNGAGLLLQWTRLKKLPFHLHLFSASKKEDFWEVIRLAVPSALQEANFSLSKLLGITFVMSLGTVAFAANQIGIAIEAVSFMPGWGIAIANTALVGHSIGAKNEKKAHDYTFYSTAIASILMGMIALVFFCFPEELIRLFIQKEEIEVIAAGALCLQVGAIEQIPIAFAMVIESYFKGTGDAKTPFYVSFVMNWCIRVPLSWYLIYYLQYPIHVFWMITTLQWTLEGLVIYYLYHRHGKHIFLR, encoded by the coding sequence ATGATACATTGGAAAATGGTTCGAGAAATTCTCTCCCTGGCTCTTCCTGCTGTGGGAGAAATGACTCTCTATATGATGATTTGGATACTGGATACTATGATGGTTGGAAAGTATGGGGGAAAACTTGCTGTTTCTTCTGTAGGATTAAGTACCGAAATCATCTATTCTTTTTTTAATATTTTAATTGCTATTGGAATCTCGTCTTCCTTAACTTCTTTAATTTCAAGAGCTTTAGGAGCCGAAGATTTCAAAAAAGCGGAAAGAATTGCAAATGCGGGATTTAAACTTTCCTTTGCTCTTGCCATTCTCTTTTTTGTTATTTTATTCTTTGTTCCGAAGCAAATTCTGTTATTAGCCGGAGCTACGGAAGATATGTTGCCCTTTGCAACGGAATATGCAAAAATATCGGCTTTTTCTTTTTTCTTATTGACTTTCTCTTCCACGAACAACGGAATGTTTCGAGGAGCGAAAGATACGAAGACTTCTCTTTATGTTGCAGCCCTTATCAATATTGTGAATCTTTCCCTGGATTATGTTCTAATTTTTGGAAAATTCGGTTTTCCGGAATGGGGAGTACGAGGAGCGGCGATTGCAACGGTTGCGGGAAACGGTGCCGGTTTGCTTTTACAATGGACAAGATTGAAAAAACTTCCCTTTCATCTTCACCTGTTTTCCGCTTCTAAAAAAGAAGATTTTTGGGAAGTCATTCGTTTGGCAGTTCCTTCCGCCTTGCAGGAAGCCAATTTCAGTCTTTCCAAATTGCTGGGAATTACTTTTGTTATGAGCTTGGGAACGGTTGCCTTTGCCGCCAATCAAATTGGAATTGCCATTGAAGCCGTTTCGTTCATGCCGGGTTGGGGAATTGCCATTGCCAACACTGCCTTGGTCGGACATAGTATTGGAGCAAAAAATGAAAAAAAGGCTCATGATTACACCTTTTATTCCACAGCCATCGCTTCTATTCTCATGGGAATGATTGCTCTTGTTTTCTTTTGTTTCCCGGAAGAACTCATTCGTCTCTTCATTCAAAAGGAAGAAATCGAAGTGATTGCTGCGGGAGCTCTCTGCTTACAAGTCGGAGCCATAGAACAAATTCCCATTGCCTTTGCCATGGTCATCGAGTCCTATTTCAAAGGAACGGGAGATGCAAAAACTCCTTTCTATGTATCTTTTGTAATGAATTGGTGTATTCGAGTGCCACTAAGCTGGTATCTCATCTACTACTTACAATATCCTATCCATGTTTTCTGGATGATCACAACTTTACAATGGACTTTGGAAGGGCTTGTCATCTATTATCTTTATCATAGACATGGAAAACATATATTCTTACGGTAA
- the nrdG gene encoding anaerobic ribonucleoside-triphosphate reductase activating protein, whose product MNYSGIKYSDMINGPGIRVSLFVSGCSHACPSCFNKETWNPGYGERFTEKQKEEIFDYFKKYPMLLRGLSLLGGDPTYKTNVEPLKAFISEFRKQFPEKDVWMWTGYTWEEILENPFLLSLVKICDVLVEGRFREEEKDLSLQWRGSRNQRVIDIASSLKEKSIILFSE is encoded by the coding sequence ATGAACTATTCAGGAATTAAGTATTCAGATATGATCAATGGACCGGGAATTCGAGTAAGTCTCTTTGTGAGCGGTTGTTCTCATGCCTGTCCCAGTTGCTTTAACAAAGAAACATGGAATCCCGGATATGGAGAAAGATTTACGGAAAAGCAAAAAGAAGAAATTTTTGACTATTTCAAGAAATATCCAATGTTATTGCGAGGACTTTCTTTATTGGGGGGAGATCCTACCTATAAGACGAATGTGGAGCCGCTGAAAGCTTTTATTTCGGAATTTCGAAAGCAGTTTCCGGAAAAAGATGTTTGGATGTGGACCGGTTACACTTGGGAAGAGATTTTGGAGAATCCTTTTCTTTTGTCTTTGGTGAAAATCTGTGATGTCTTGGTAGAGGGAAGGTTTCGAGAAGAGGAAAAAGATTTGTCTTTGCAATGGAGAGGAAGTCGAAATCAAAGAGTGATTGATATTGCAAGCTCGTTGAAAGAAAAGTCCATTATACTGTTTTCAGAATGA
- the nrdD gene encoding anaerobic ribonucleoside-triphosphate reductase, producing MVKKVIKRDGTVIDFDARRIVNAISMAFKQHSRAIPEELISKIAHQIENLENKIMSVEEIQDLVVKKLMASSEKDIAMAYQSYRTLKTEIRNKEKSIYKQIGELVDASNESLLIENANKDAKTISVQRDLLAGISSRDYYLNKIVPRHIKEAHIKGEIHLHDLDYLLFRETNCELVNIERMLKGGCNIGNAKMLEPNSVDVAVGHIIQIIASVSSNTYGGCSIPYLDRALVPYIQKSFYKHFKKGLYYIENLNDEKIEEILNSYGRAGIIYDNQELKEKYPKAYRYATDLTEESVKQAMQGLEYEINSLSTVNGQTPFTTIGIGTETSWEGRLVQKYVFKTRMDGFGKNKETAIFPKIAYAMTEKLNLNPDSPNWDIAQLAFECMTKSIYPDILFITQEQWEQGTVVYPMGCRAFLSPWKNGEGKEIYAGRFNFGATSMNLPRMAIKNPGDEKGFYQELDRILEICKENCIFRAKYLEKTTADIAPILWMYGALAEKEEKETIADLIWGGYATVSIGYIGLSEVSQLLYGKDFAQDEEVYKKSFAILKYIADKLEQFKAETGLGFAMYGTPSESLCDRFAKMDQKEFGDIPGITDKGYYDNSFHVSSRLKMDQFEKLRLEALGHQYSKGGHISYIETDSLQKNIEAIPAILRYAKSVGIHYMGINQPVDKCYVCGYKGEFSATEEGFTCPQCGNHDNKKMSVIRRVCGYLAQPNARPFNKGKQKEIMSRVKHNG from the coding sequence GTGGTAAAAAAAGTAATTAAGAGAGATGGGACTGTAATTGATTTTGATGCTCGGAGAATTGTAAATGCAATTTCTATGGCTTTTAAACAACACTCTAGGGCAATCCCGGAAGAATTGATTTCCAAAATTGCTCATCAGATAGAAAATTTAGAAAATAAGATTATGAGTGTGGAAGAAATTCAAGATTTGGTGGTCAAAAAATTGATGGCTTCTTCTGAAAAAGATATTGCTATGGCATATCAAAGTTATCGAACCTTAAAGACAGAAATTCGAAATAAAGAAAAAAGTATTTATAAGCAAATCGGAGAATTGGTGGATGCTTCCAATGAAAGCCTATTGATAGAAAATGCCAATAAGGATGCAAAGACCATTTCTGTGCAAAGAGATTTATTAGCAGGAATTTCCTCCAGAGATTATTACTTGAATAAGATCGTTCCAAGACATATCAAAGAGGCTCATATTAAAGGAGAAATTCATCTGCATGACTTGGATTATTTATTATTTCGAGAAACCAATTGTGAATTGGTAAACATTGAAAGAATGTTAAAAGGTGGTTGCAATATTGGAAATGCCAAAATGTTGGAGCCGAATTCTGTGGATGTTGCTGTGGGACATATCATTCAAATCATTGCTTCCGTATCGTCCAATACCTACGGAGGATGTTCCATTCCTTATTTGGACAGAGCTTTAGTGCCATATATTCAAAAAAGTTTTTATAAGCACTTTAAAAAGGGATTGTACTATATAGAAAATCTAAATGATGAGAAGATAGAAGAAATATTGAATTCTTATGGAAGAGCCGGAATTATTTACGACAATCAGGAATTAAAGGAAAAATATCCCAAAGCCTATCGTTATGCTACTGATTTAACAGAAGAGTCCGTGAAGCAGGCAATGCAAGGTTTGGAATATGAAATCAACTCCTTGTCTACAGTGAATGGACAGACACCTTTTACAACAATAGGAATTGGAACGGAAACTTCCTGGGAAGGAAGATTGGTACAAAAGTATGTCTTTAAAACCAGAATGGACGGCTTTGGAAAAAATAAGGAAACAGCAATTTTTCCAAAAATTGCCTATGCTATGACGGAAAAGTTAAATTTAAATCCGGATTCTCCAAACTGGGACATTGCACAACTGGCTTTTGAATGTATGACCAAATCGATATACCCTGATATTTTATTTATTACTCAAGAACAATGGGAACAAGGAACAGTGGTTTATCCGATGGGATGTAGAGCCTTCCTATCTCCTTGGAAAAATGGGGAAGGAAAGGAAATTTATGCAGGACGTTTTAATTTTGGAGCAACCAGTATGAATTTACCTCGAATGGCGATTAAGAATCCGGGAGATGAAAAAGGATTTTATCAGGAATTGGATAGAATTTTGGAAATTTGTAAAGAAAATTGCATCTTCAGGGCAAAATATCTGGAAAAGACGACGGCAGATATTGCCCCTATCTTATGGATGTATGGAGCATTGGCAGAAAAAGAAGAAAAAGAAACGATTGCAGATTTGATTTGGGGAGGCTATGCGACGGTCTCTATCGGATACATCGGTTTATCAGAAGTGTCTCAGTTGTTGTATGGAAAAGATTTCGCACAGGATGAGGAAGTATACAAGAAATCATTTGCTATTTTAAAATATATTGCCGATAAGTTGGAACAATTTAAGGCGGAAACAGGTTTGGGATTTGCCATGTATGGAACTCCGTCAGAGTCCTTGTGTGACCGTTTTGCAAAGATGGATCAAAAAGAATTTGGGGATATTCCGGGAATTACGGACAAAGGATACTACGACAATTCTTTCCACGTTTCTTCCAGATTGAAAATGGATCAATTTGAAAAATTGCGTTTGGAAGCTTTGGGGCATCAATATTCAAAGGGAGGACATATCAGTTACATTGAAACGGATTCCCTACAAAAAAATATTGAGGCAATTCCGGCGATTTTGCGTTATGCGAAGTCAGTGGGAATTCACTATATGGGAATCAATCAGCCTGTGGATAAATGTTATGTGTGTGGATATAAGGGAGAATTTTCCGCGACAGAAGAGGGTTTTACCTGTCCGCAATGTGGAAATCATGATAATAAAAAAATGAGTGTGATTCGTAGAGTTTGTGGTTATTTGGCTCAACCGAATGCCCGACCTTTTAACAAAGGAAAACAAAAGGAAATTATGAGTCGAGTAAAACACAACGGATAA
- the fba gene encoding class II fructose-1,6-bisphosphate aldolase — MGYTYRELGLSNTREMFAKANKEGYAVPAFNFNNMEMVLAIVEACAEMGSPVILQCSAGAIKYMGYDVAPLMAKAAVDRARNMGSDIPIALHLDHGADLETVKKCIAAGFSSVMIDASHYDYEENIRVTKEVVDYAHKNAGEYVSVEAELGVLAGIEDDVHAEEHKYTNPEEVIDFVGRTGVDSLAIAIGTSHGAHKFKPGEDPKLRLDILDAVAEKLGSFPIVLHGSSAVPKKYVDMIKEFGGEMKDAIGIPDSELRGATKSTVAKINVDTDGRLAFTAGVRQVLGTNPKEFDPRKYLGAGQKEMKEYYKTKVQDVFGSEGAYVKGTK, encoded by the coding sequence ATGGGATACACGTATCGAGAATTAGGGTTATCAAATACGAGAGAAATGTTTGCAAAAGCAAATAAAGAAGGATATGCAGTGCCTGCGTTTAACTTTAACAATATGGAAATGGTTTTGGCGATTGTAGAAGCTTGTGCAGAAATGGGTTCGCCTGTTATTTTACAATGTTCTGCAGGGGCTATTAAATATATGGGCTATGATGTTGCACCATTGATGGCGAAAGCAGCAGTAGATAGAGCAAGAAATATGGGCTCTGATATTCCGATAGCACTACACTTAGATCATGGAGCAGATTTGGAAACGGTAAAAAAATGTATTGCAGCAGGATTTTCTTCTGTCATGATTGATGCTTCTCACTATGATTACGAAGAAAATATTCGAGTGACAAAAGAGGTCGTGGACTATGCTCATAAAAATGCAGGAGAATATGTCAGTGTAGAGGCGGAATTAGGAGTGCTAGCAGGAATTGAAGATGATGTTCATGCAGAAGAACACAAGTATACCAATCCGGAAGAAGTGATTGATTTTGTGGGAAGAACCGGAGTGGATTCTTTGGCAATTGCGATTGGAACTTCTCATGGGGCTCATAAATTTAAGCCGGGAGAAGATCCGAAATTACGATTGGATATCTTGGATGCCGTGGCGGAAAAATTGGGAAGCTTTCCTATTGTATTGCATGGATCTTCAGCAGTGCCTAAAAAATACGTTGATATGATTAAAGAATTCGGTGGAGAGATGAAAGATGCAATTGGAATTCCGGATTCCGAACTTAGAGGTGCTACGAAATCTACCGTTGCTAAAATCAATGTAGATACGGATGGAAGATTAGCATTTACTGCTGGAGTAAGACAAGTATTGGGAACCAATCCGAAAGAGTTTGATCCAAGAAAATACTTGGGAGCAGGGCAGAAAGAAATGAAAGAGTACTATAAGACAAAAGTACAAGATGTATTTGGTTCAGAAGGAGCTTATGTAAAAGGAACCAAATAA
- the serS gene encoding serine--tRNA ligase: MLEARFIRENREKVQEMLKNRNNSLDLSEFDRLDAERREILSEVEALKRERNTESAKIAQFKKEGKDASEVIKEMGITSAKIKELDAKLAEVEEKVNHILMIIPNMYHETTPIGKDEEENVEIRKWGTPREFSFPPKPHWEIGEDLGILDFERGAKLSGSRFVLYRGVAARLERALISFMLDTHTTEHGYTEHLTPFMVKAEVCEGTGQLPKFEEDMYKTTEDNMYLISTSEISMTNIHRKEILEQAELPKYYTAYSPCFRREAGSYGKDVKGLIRVHQFNKVEMVKITDNKTSYEELEKMVNNAEAILQKLELPYRVIALCSGDIGFSAAKTYDLEVWLPSQNKYREISSCSNCEDFQARRMGLKYRPQGENKSEFCHTLNGSGLAVGRTLVAIMENYQQEDGSFLIPKALVPYMGGMEVVKK; this comes from the coding sequence ATGTTAGAAGCTAGATTTATTCGAGAAAACAGAGAAAAAGTACAGGAGATGTTGAAAAATAGAAATAATTCTTTAGATTTATCAGAATTTGATCGTTTAGATGCGGAAAGAAGAGAAATTTTATCAGAAGTAGAAGCTCTGAAGAGAGAAAGAAACACGGAATCTGCAAAGATTGCTCAATTCAAAAAGGAAGGAAAAGATGCTTCGGAAGTTATCAAAGAAATGGGGATTACTTCTGCAAAAATTAAAGAATTGGATGCAAAGTTAGCGGAAGTGGAAGAAAAAGTAAATCATATTTTAATGATTATTCCGAATATGTACCATGAAACAACTCCCATTGGAAAAGATGAGGAAGAAAATGTGGAAATTCGAAAATGGGGAACACCGAGAGAATTTTCTTTCCCGCCAAAGCCACATTGGGAAATTGGAGAGGACTTAGGAATTTTAGATTTTGAAAGAGGGGCAAAACTTTCAGGATCGAGATTTGTATTATATCGTGGAGTCGCTGCAAGATTGGAAAGAGCTCTAATCAGTTTCATGTTGGATACACACACAACAGAACATGGATATACGGAACATTTAACACCTTTTATGGTAAAAGCTGAGGTATGTGAAGGGACAGGACAGCTTCCAAAATTTGAAGAAGACATGTATAAAACAACAGAGGATAATATGTATCTGATTTCCACTTCCGAAATTTCGATGACCAATATTCATAGAAAAGAAATTTTGGAGCAAGCGGAACTTCCTAAGTACTATACTGCATATTCTCCTTGTTTTCGAAGAGAAGCAGGTTCTTACGGAAAAGATGTAAAGGGTTTAATTCGAGTTCACCAATTCAATAAGGTGGAAATGGTAAAAATTACCGACAACAAAACATCATATGAAGAATTGGAAAAAATGGTGAACAATGCGGAGGCAATTTTGCAAAAATTGGAGCTTCCATATCGAGTCATCGCACTTTGTTCAGGAGATATTGGATTCAGTGCGGCAAAAACTTATGATTTGGAAGTATGGTTGCCGTCACAAAATAAATATCGAGAAATTTCTTCTTGTTCCAACTGCGAAGATTTCCAAGCGAGAAGAATGGGCTTGAAATATAGACCTCAAGGAGAAAACAAGAGTGAATTCTGCCATACTCTAAACGGTTCCGGATTAGCGGTGGGAAGAACTTTAGTCGCGATTATGGAGAATTATCAACAGGAAGACGGAAGTTTCTTAATTCCGAAAGCATTGGTACCATATATGGGAGGAATGGAAGTTGTTAAAAAATAA